Proteins from one Ananas comosus cultivar F153 linkage group 5, ASM154086v1, whole genome shotgun sequence genomic window:
- the LOC109710154 gene encoding zinc finger CCCH domain-containing protein 46 — MNRRQEPCRNFLRGSCKYGAQCKFLHVSPQQSKSNSFGFGTQSTSQSIQTSQQQKPNPYGFGVQNNSQLKGASDFGARNQSLAKPFENKWTRSSSVAPSKQTDTQPQAPVHICTDPESCKRQIAEDFKNEAPIWKLTCYSHGKNGPCDILGDISFEELRAVAYEDARQGCSLQSIVERERNLLNSKLLDFDNLLRNPYVLQKSGVPMVGPSPGTNSVAPFGASQSNAPPVFSSFSQLGAVTNAGSSFRASAPGTPSNTVFGQSNSFQNPSQNTTFGQLSSSQNSSPNNIFGQSNSFQNTSQSTNFGQSNSFLNTSQASAGFEMKFGPPVAFGSQLASQPFGSSPGIGMSNFSAGDFKATNNQFFPQPGSSSSQSKSFDDWLKVPSDSANQSSNEDTHSESIDASIWLKKEWSIGEIPEEEPPQRFCT, encoded by the exons ATGAATCGGCGGCAGGAGCCCTGCAGGAATTTTCTTCGCGGCAG tTGTAAATATGGAGCCCAATGCAAATTTTTGCATGTATCTCCGCAGCAGTCAAAATCTAACTCTTTTGGGTTTGGAACTCAAAGCACTTCCCAATCTATACAAACAAGTCAACAGCAGAAGCCTAATCCTTATGGATTCGGTGTACAGAACAACTCCCAATTGAAAGGCGCATCCGATTTTGGTGCCAGAAATCAGAGTCTAGCCAAG CCATTTGAGAATAAGTGGACTCGGTCCTCCTCTGTTGCTCCTTCGAAACAGACAGACACGCAGCCTCAAGCACCTGTTCATAt ATGTACAGATCCTGAATCCTGCAAGCGGCAAATTGCAGAGGATTTTAAGAATGAGGCACCAATCTGGAAGCTTACATGCTACAGTCATGGTAAAAA TGGTCCCTGCGACATTCTTGGTGATATTAGCTTTGAAGAATTACGAGCTGTAGCATATGAAGATGCCAGACAAGGATGTAGCCTACAGTCAATA GTGGAAAGAGAGAGGAACTTACTTAATTCCAAGCTGCTTGACTTCGATAATTTGCTCCGCAATCCATATGTGTTGCAAAAATCTGGTGTTCCCATGGTGGGCCCGTCTCCGGGTACCAACAGTGTTGCACCATTTGGAGCTTCTCAAAGTAATGCACCACCAGTGTTCTCAAGTTTTAGTCAACTTGGGGCAGTAACAAACGCTGGATCCAGCTTCAG GGCCTCTGCACCAGGAACCCCATCAAATACTGTTTTTGGTCAGTCGAACTCTTTCCAGAATCCGAGCCAAAATACTACTTTTGGTCAGTTGAGCTCTTCCCAGAATTCCAgcccaaataatatttttggtcAGTCAAACTCTTTCCAGAATACCAGCCAAAGTACCAACTTTGGTCAGTCAAACTCTTTCCTGAATACCAGCCAAGCTTCTGCTGGATTTGAAATGAAATTTGGGCCTCCAG TTGCATTTGGTAGCCAATTGGCAAGCCAACCCTTTGGAAGTTCCCCAGGTATAGGCATGTCGAACTTCAGCGCCGGTGATTTCAAGGCTACAAATAACCAGTTTTTCCCTCAACCCGGTAGTTCAAGCAGTCAATCTAAAAGCTTTGATGATTGGCTAAAAGTTCCTTCTGATAGCGCTAATCAGTCTTCCAATGA GGACACACACTCGGAAAGTATTGATGCTAGTATTTGGTTAAAGAAAGAATGGTCAATAGGAGAG ATACCAGAGGAAGA
- the LOC109710155 gene encoding uncharacterized protein LOC109710155 isoform X1, with translation MMALYCPRPATGALLGGRCGGRGGNGGIVVASTARATPPPAKMEEGRLDRPRWSGETPLSRLVGALISFKPLYSVMKLASRQVIISTAEKSNIPWRDMAREILESDVHKEFERIRDPSVVYPDYYLNPFHAYDDGNLSWLAAAEAEAATMSIAKRAIPEASTVEEANKIVRGNWLTAIEQHHLKYSGNCEINDILDVGCSVGVSTRFLAERFPSAKATGLDLSPYFVAVAEYKEKKIKRKNPIRWVHANGEATGLPSKSFDLVTLAYVCHECPARAIIGLVEEAFRLLRPGGTIALTDNSPKSKVLQELSPVLFTLLKSTEPFLDEYYLLDLEETMREAGFVNVNTILTDPRHRTVTATVPL, from the exons ATGATGGCCCTCTACTGTCCCCGCCCAGCCACCGGAGCTCTCCTCGGCGGCCGCTGCGGCGGCAGAGGCGGCAATGGCGGCATTGTGGTGGCATCGACCGCACGCGCGACGCCTCCGCCGGCGAAGATGGAGGAGGGGAGGCTGGACCGGCCGCGGTGGTCTGGAGAGACGCCACTGTCGCGGCTCGTTGGCGCTCTCATCTCCTTCAAGCCCCTCTACTCAGTCATGAAGCTCGCTTCCCGACAAGTTATCATCAG TACGGCTGAGAAGTCGAACATCCCGTGGAGGGACATGGCGAGAGAGATCCTCGAATCGGATGTTCACAAAGAATTCGAGCGAATTCGAGACCCTTCTGTTGTGTACCCTGACT ATTATTTAAATCCGTTTCACGCGTACGATGACGGAAACCTATCTTGGCTG GCTGctgcagaagcagaagctgcaACTATGTCTATTGCAAAGCGAGCAATACCGGAAGCTTCTACGGTGGAAGAAGCTAACAAAATAGTTCGCGGAAATTGGTTAACTGCAATTGAACAGCATCATCTCAAGTACTCCGGGAACTGTGAGATTAATGACATTCTCGATGTCGGCTGCTCGGTAGGAGTGAGCACAAGATTTCTTGCAGAAAGGTTTCCTTCAGCTAAAGCCACT GGACTAGATCTGTCGCCTTATTTCGTCGCTGTAGCAGAGTACaaggagaagaaaataaagaggAAGAACCCCATCAGATGGGTCCATGCAAATGGAGAAGCTACTGGATTGCCTTCAAAATCATTTGACCTTGTCACTCTTGCTTATGTG TGCCATGAATGTCCTGCGCGGGCAATTATCGGATTAGTAGAAGAAGCCTTTCGACTCCTTCGACCCGGAGGAACAATTGCTTTGACTGATAACTCA CCAAAATCCAAGGTGCTCCAG GAATTGTCCCCTGTATTGTTCACTTTGCTTAAGAGCACTGAACCGTTTCTCGATGAGTACTACTTACTCGACTTGGAAGAAACAATGAGAGAAGCCGGTTTTGTTAATGTAAACACAATCCTCACAGATCCGCGACATCGAACGGTGACAGCAACTGTGCCTTTGTAA
- the LOC109710155 gene encoding uncharacterized protein LOC109710155 isoform X2 has protein sequence MMALYCPRPATGALLGGRCGGRGGNGGIVVASTARATPPPAKMEEGRLDRPRWSGETPLSRLVGALISFKPLYSVMKLASRQVIISTAEKSNIPWRDMAREILESDVHKEFERIRDPSDYLNPFHAYDDGNLSWLAAAEAEAATMSIAKRAIPEASTVEEANKIVRGNWLTAIEQHHLKYSGNCEINDILDVGCSVGVSTRFLAERFPSAKATGLDLSPYFVAVAEYKEKKIKRKNPIRWVHANGEATGLPSKSFDLVTLAYVCHECPARAIIGLVEEAFRLLRPGGTIALTDNSPKSKVLQELSPVLFTLLKSTEPFLDEYYLLDLEETMREAGFVNVNTILTDPRHRTVTATVPL, from the exons ATGATGGCCCTCTACTGTCCCCGCCCAGCCACCGGAGCTCTCCTCGGCGGCCGCTGCGGCGGCAGAGGCGGCAATGGCGGCATTGTGGTGGCATCGACCGCACGCGCGACGCCTCCGCCGGCGAAGATGGAGGAGGGGAGGCTGGACCGGCCGCGGTGGTCTGGAGAGACGCCACTGTCGCGGCTCGTTGGCGCTCTCATCTCCTTCAAGCCCCTCTACTCAGTCATGAAGCTCGCTTCCCGACAAGTTATCATCAG TACGGCTGAGAAGTCGAACATCCCGTGGAGGGACATGGCGAGAGAGATCCTCGAATCGGATGTTCACAAAGAATTCGAGCGAATTCGAGACCCTTCTG ATTATTTAAATCCGTTTCACGCGTACGATGACGGAAACCTATCTTGGCTG GCTGctgcagaagcagaagctgcaACTATGTCTATTGCAAAGCGAGCAATACCGGAAGCTTCTACGGTGGAAGAAGCTAACAAAATAGTTCGCGGAAATTGGTTAACTGCAATTGAACAGCATCATCTCAAGTACTCCGGGAACTGTGAGATTAATGACATTCTCGATGTCGGCTGCTCGGTAGGAGTGAGCACAAGATTTCTTGCAGAAAGGTTTCCTTCAGCTAAAGCCACT GGACTAGATCTGTCGCCTTATTTCGTCGCTGTAGCAGAGTACaaggagaagaaaataaagaggAAGAACCCCATCAGATGGGTCCATGCAAATGGAGAAGCTACTGGATTGCCTTCAAAATCATTTGACCTTGTCACTCTTGCTTATGTG TGCCATGAATGTCCTGCGCGGGCAATTATCGGATTAGTAGAAGAAGCCTTTCGACTCCTTCGACCCGGAGGAACAATTGCTTTGACTGATAACTCA CCAAAATCCAAGGTGCTCCAG GAATTGTCCCCTGTATTGTTCACTTTGCTTAAGAGCACTGAACCGTTTCTCGATGAGTACTACTTACTCGACTTGGAAGAAACAATGAGAGAAGCCGGTTTTGTTAATGTAAACACAATCCTCACAGATCCGCGACATCGAACGGTGACAGCAACTGTGCCTTTGTAA